The segment ATCCTTTTAAATTAACCCTATAAAAACCTCAACTCCAAATAAATCTACATGCAAATAGGACTTGTCGGAAAACCATCTTCCGGAAAAAGTTCTTTTTTTAAAGCAGCAACCTTGATAGATGTGCCGATAGCAGATTATCCATTCACGACTATTCAACCAAACACAGGAATAGGATATGTAAGTGTGGATTGTGTTTGCCAGAAATTCAAGGTTAATTGCAACCCGAAAAATTCCATTTGTGTTGACGGAAAGAGAATGATACCAATAAAAATAATAGATGTTGCCGGTTTGGTTCCAGACGCCCATCTTGGAAGAGGAATGGGTAATCAGTTTCTGGATGATCTTAGACAGGCCGATTGCCTTATCCATATAGTGGATGTCTCCGGTACAACTGATTCAGAAGGAAAACCAACAAAAGATCACGATCCTGCCGAAGATATAAAATTCCTTGAAAAAGAGATAGATTTTTGGTTTATGAAAATAGTTGAAAAAGGTTTGGAAAAATACAGGAAGAAAAAACAATTCTCAAACACAGATGTGGTTGAAATTTTATCAGAGCAACTAAGTGGCC is part of the Candidatus Aenigmatarchaeota archaeon genome and harbors:
- the ychF gene encoding YchF-related putative GTPase, which produces MQIGLVGKPSSGKSSFFKAATLIDVPIADYPFTTIQPNTGIGYVSVDCVCQKFKVNCNPKNSICVDGKRMIPIKIIDVAGLVPDAHLGRGMGNQFLDDLRQADCLIHIVDVSGTTDSEGKPTKDHDPAEDIKFLEKEIDFWFMKIVEKGLEKYRKKKQFSNTDVVEILSEQLSGLGIQRTHIEKCLESFSPDTEEFSSELRKISKPIIIAANKIDLPKSHENFERLKKEFPNLKIIPTSAASEIALNTAKEKGLIEYKENKIKIIGNLDEKQKKGLEFIEKNIIEKYGSTGIKECLNTCVFEILEYIPVYPV